In a genomic window of Acidimicrobiales bacterium:
- a CDS encoding sigma-70 family RNA polymerase sigma factor: protein MTTTGPDHDVVLDWDAVFRQYGPAVRAFVRPRVPPACVDDAVQDTFERAFRSRHRFDVSRPVWPWLVTIAKRACMEARRRHPAETVVDLRDDGAVTYADPHFELERRMQASAISQALDGLTPRHRRLLVGWEIEGRAFESLAAEEGLTRQALKSAICRARNGFRQGYASVVERTGLAAFAFGRLLGRIRDRVQAMAPGADALIGGVVVGMATAVALLAAGPIDSSAATQRDHAGTTRSPSDAAPRLDVPMPFGAGSLGGTGGVASEPPGTMPPDPGAPGRTLVPSAGGSADVAVTPNGTVGLVSVHWQDDTVGGSLQVEVGIKCSGRTSDAVCMVARSVPRPLS from the coding sequence GTGACGACGACTGGGCCGGATCACGACGTGGTGCTCGATTGGGACGCGGTCTTCCGCCAGTACGGGCCGGCGGTCCGGGCCTTCGTACGGCCACGGGTCCCGCCCGCCTGCGTCGACGACGCCGTGCAGGACACCTTCGAGCGGGCGTTCCGCAGCCGCCACCGGTTCGACGTGTCGCGGCCGGTGTGGCCCTGGCTCGTCACCATCGCCAAGCGAGCGTGCATGGAAGCCCGTCGCCGCCACCCCGCCGAGACGGTGGTCGACCTGCGCGACGACGGGGCAGTTACCTACGCCGACCCGCACTTCGAGCTGGAGCGACGGATGCAGGCCAGCGCCATTTCCCAGGCGCTCGACGGCCTCACACCGCGGCACCGGCGCCTGTTGGTGGGGTGGGAGATCGAGGGACGGGCGTTCGAGTCGCTGGCTGCCGAGGAGGGCCTGACCCGCCAAGCGCTGAAGTCGGCCATCTGCCGGGCCCGCAACGGCTTCCGCCAGGGCTACGCCTCCGTCGTCGAACGCACGGGACTCGCCGCCTTCGCCTTCGGCCGCCTGCTCGGCCGCATCCGCGACCGGGTGCAGGCCATGGCGCCCGGCGCCGATGCACTGATCGGCGGCGTCGTGGTGGGCATGGCCACCGCGGTAGCCCTGTTGGCAGCCGGGCCGATCGACAGCTCGGCGGCCACGCAGCGCGACCATGCGGGCACGACCCGAAGCCCGTCGGATGCCGCGCCGCGCCTCGACGTACCCATGCCCTTTGGCGCGGGCAGCCTCGGGGGCACCGGCGGCGTGGCGAGCGAGCCACCCGGCACCATGCCGCCCGACCCCGGGGCTCCCGGGCGCACGCTCGTTCCGAGCGCAGGCGGGAGTGCCGATGTCGCCGTGACCCCGAACGGCACGGTGGGCTTGGTCTCCGTGCACTGGCAGGACGACACTGTCGGCGGCAGCCTTCAAGTCGAAGTCGGGATCAAGTGTTCCGGCCGTACGTCGGACGCGGTGTGCATGGTGGCCCGCTCGGTACCACGCCCGCTGAGCTAG
- a CDS encoding CBS domain-containing protein: MAQTLKDLMTPNPLTVSADTTVAEAARYMRDESIGDVIVTDGDTVRGIVTDRDIVIRAVADGLDTGSTTVGEICSTELATLSPDAGVDEAVTLMRERALRRLPVVENGKPVGIVSIGDLAMERDEDSALADISAAPPNE, from the coding sequence GTGGCGCAGACGCTCAAGGACCTCATGACCCCCAACCCGCTGACGGTGTCGGCAGACACGACCGTGGCCGAGGCTGCCCGCTACATGCGCGACGAGAGCATCGGCGACGTCATCGTCACCGACGGCGACACCGTGCGAGGCATCGTGACCGACCGCGACATCGTGATCCGCGCCGTGGCCGACGGCCTCGACACCGGCTCCACGACGGTGGGCGAGATCTGCAGCACCGAGTTGGCCACGCTCTCGCCCGACGCAGGAGTCGACGAGGCGGTCACCCTGATGCGGGAGCGGGCGCTGCGGCGCCTGCCCGTGGTGGAGAACGGCAAGCCCGTCGGCATCGTGTCGATCGGCGACCTCGCCATGGAGCGCGACGAGGACTCGGCGCTGGCCGACATCAGTGCGGCTCCTCCGAACGAGTAA
- a CDS encoding isovaleryl-CoA dehydrogenase, which yields MTTHEVFNQAPPLEHHNAFTADAALGEAVRREGAEWAEAELVELGAKAGTPEAIEWGFLANENPPVLHTHDRFGHRLDEVRYHPAYHQLMDVSVAHGLHASPWADERPGAHVARAAKMIVWSQVDAGHTCPISMTYSVVPALRHEPAVAAEWEPRVVSRTYDRRFAPAPQKQGVTFGMAMTEKQGGSDVRANTTRAEPRAVDGEYLVTGHKWFCSAPMSDAFLVLAQAPGGLTCFLLPRWRPDGTRNAVAVQRLKDKLGDRSNASSEIELTAAWARRVGDEGAGVRTIIEMVNHTRLDCVLGSAAGMRLGTAQAIHHASHRAAFGKTLVDQPLMSAVLADLAVESEAATVTALRLARAYDSGDDEHERLLKRLATPVSKYWVCKRAPVHAAESLECLGGNGFVEASGMPRLFRQSPLNGVWEGSGNVICLDVLRAMARSPESVEAFVAELDGAAGADARLDNAVARLRKELGDLDDIERRARRVVEAMALAFQGSLLVRSGDPAVADAFCASRLDGDGGRAFGTLPPGVDARRIVERHSPS from the coding sequence ATGACGACCCACGAGGTCTTCAACCAGGCACCTCCCTTGGAGCACCACAACGCCTTCACCGCTGACGCCGCGCTGGGAGAAGCGGTGCGTCGGGAGGGCGCCGAGTGGGCCGAGGCCGAGCTCGTCGAACTTGGCGCCAAGGCGGGCACGCCCGAGGCCATCGAGTGGGGCTTCCTGGCCAACGAGAACCCGCCCGTGCTGCACACCCACGACCGCTTCGGCCACCGCCTCGACGAGGTGCGCTACCACCCCGCCTACCACCAGCTCATGGACGTGTCGGTGGCGCACGGCCTGCACGCCTCGCCGTGGGCCGACGAGCGGCCGGGGGCGCACGTGGCCCGGGCCGCCAAGATGATCGTGTGGTCGCAGGTCGACGCGGGCCACACGTGCCCCATCTCCATGACCTACTCGGTGGTGCCTGCGCTGCGCCACGAGCCTGCCGTGGCCGCCGAGTGGGAACCGCGGGTGGTGTCGCGCACCTACGACCGGCGCTTCGCCCCCGCCCCGCAGAAGCAGGGCGTGACCTTCGGCATGGCCATGACCGAGAAGCAGGGCGGCTCCGACGTGCGGGCCAACACCACCCGGGCCGAGCCCAGGGCGGTCGACGGCGAGTACCTCGTCACCGGCCACAAGTGGTTCTGCTCGGCCCCGATGTCGGACGCCTTCCTGGTGCTGGCCCAAGCACCCGGCGGCTTGACGTGCTTCCTCCTCCCCCGCTGGCGCCCGGACGGCACCCGCAACGCCGTCGCCGTCCAGCGGCTCAAGGACAAGCTGGGCGACCGCTCCAACGCTTCCAGCGAGATCGAGCTGACGGCTGCTTGGGCGCGACGGGTGGGCGACGAGGGCGCCGGTGTCCGCACCATCATCGAGATGGTCAACCACACGCGCCTCGACTGCGTGCTCGGCTCCGCTGCGGGCATGCGCCTCGGCACCGCCCAGGCGATCCACCACGCTTCGCACCGAGCTGCTTTCGGCAAGACGCTGGTCGACCAGCCCCTCATGTCGGCCGTGCTGGCCGACTTGGCCGTCGAGTCGGAAGCGGCCACCGTCACGGCCCTGCGGCTGGCCCGCGCCTACGACAGCGGCGACGACGAGCACGAGCGCCTGCTCAAGCGGTTGGCCACCCCGGTCAGCAAGTACTGGGTCTGCAAACGGGCGCCGGTGCACGCGGCCGAGTCGCTCGAATGCCTGGGCGGCAACGGCTTCGTCGAGGCCTCGGGCATGCCCCGGCTGTTCCGCCAGAGCCCGCTCAACGGCGTGTGGGAGGGCTCGGGCAACGTCATCTGCCTCGACGTGCTCCGGGCCATGGCCCGCAGCCCGGAGTCGGTGGAGGCCTTCGTGGCCGAGCTCGACGGCGCGGCAGGGGCCGACGCCCGCCTCGACAACGCCGTGGCCCGCCTGCGCAAGGAGCTGGGCGACCTCGACGACATCGAACGCCGCGCCCGCCGGGTGGTCGAGGCCATGGCGCTGGCCTTCCAGGGCTCGCTGCTGGTGCGCTCGGGCGACCCGGCCGTAGCCGATGCCTTTTGCGCCTCGCGCCTCGACGGCGACGGCGGCCGCGCCTTCGGCACCCTCCCGCCGGGCGTCGATGCCCGCCGCATCGTGGAGCGCCACTCCCCCTCGTAG
- a CDS encoding SRPBCC family protein produces the protein MGESNEVSIDVAASPEAVYAMVADLPRMGEWSPECVRCDWLGGATAATPGAKFRGRNRIGFRRWSTTGTVVTASPGEELTFDVTSVFGLPVARWTYRISADGNGGSTVVERWEERRGRLLKFLGLLASGVGERTEHNMAGMRATLARIKATAEA, from the coding sequence ATGGGGGAATCGAACGAAGTATCCATCGACGTGGCGGCGTCACCCGAAGCCGTCTACGCCATGGTGGCCGACCTGCCCCGCATGGGCGAGTGGAGCCCCGAGTGCGTCCGCTGCGACTGGCTGGGCGGCGCGACCGCGGCCACTCCGGGCGCCAAGTTCAGAGGCCGCAACCGCATCGGGTTCCGCCGCTGGAGCACGACGGGCACGGTGGTGACGGCCAGCCCGGGTGAGGAGCTGACCTTCGACGTCACCTCGGTGTTCGGGCTGCCCGTGGCTCGCTGGACCTACCGCATCAGCGCCGACGGCAACGGCGGGTCGACAGTGGTGGAGCGCTGGGAGGAGCGGCGCGGCAGGCTCCTGAAGTTCCTCGGCTTGCTGGCCAGCGGCGTGGGCGAACGCACGGAGCACAACATGGCGGGCATGCGGGCCACCCTGGCCCGCATCAAGGCCACGGCCGAGGCATGA
- a CDS encoding PxKF domain-containing protein, whose product MAAVASGVPSPASALVVDDGSIESMSFTAATAAGPAGLSKLDKSTLDISTIPLFTSGPEAAPIRSTPIRSTPIRSTPIRSTPIRSTPIRSTPLATMPIRSTPLAAAALPPMPLSTVPVFVEGGWATLLEGTIYDGAALNAVTLQQALALDAPQITALTLNDIDIASTPIRSTTLQGFLFAGPTLDQLSSTYDWCANLPGFDCAANGINEATSTLLDLDLKGAPIHQLWFLPTLLVNQADLTASPLGFFDVGAMDVTGTDLANIPALELPDVVDCTVLTCGEGTTLADAIAALTPTRRTIVDPAPLSRVLARDDGGSLLPYLTFGDLATAVIDPTKLAYENLTLRNVTGAAPLPTLNDPGLVRYTAEANFNCWASAGMVFSVRLANGFTYVPDSATKQIDNGDEVSAGEPFGSSIESSNTDTVMVTQAAMIDTSILRWYMGEEADCSSEEMPRTESVKLSFLARPGVELGIKTASFHARSNSTSGATALSNAPFTVADALEPNDSVTNATAVTANTMYLSHIGDGDDVDYYTLPANLPEGTRIIATLSHLPADFDLFLDGPTATPFLASAPQKTLRQLPIEDFGPTDVAPPEGLQDLPIRSTPLSISDNRATETEVVSTIVRRQTSEPFTVTVGHHLGSNSAMPYLLQITLDPPPELTCAATFSMGTGGTTGTLPNKATLDPETKTIFLVNQKRMGDAYGATAATALATALEGLADRPEVNGLILPVDGDATVAAAYAAWDADRCAPEAANGVVRPITAVLDQYLTALKKAQYVVVVGDDDMIPFARELDNVSLSNQRDYYDSVRFPGGDNPISAASAYGMLLTDNAYTERDRVDYLTGQLLVPDLAGGRLVETPAEILGAIDQYTTKPYIDLSKTVTTGYDFVSDLATAITAQLTALGATAKTLNNETWTRDELLTALSDGATVASLNAHYDHADALPAQGNSSLATNPTLFSSTDLGTSGLDLGALLFTIGCNAGLNVPGRAWVSGATAADASRLDDFAQVVARDKRALGFLANTGFGYGDTAALAYGELFLKLFTKNLDGTMTVGQAVMKAREAFTREAALGVYDQKVVNESTFYGFPFAKVGANGGELPATVGATAGTALPVDPTLAVQAAPFDQDITLTPVSTPQGTYLTANGQSPTAVHYRPLEPSVGITLPPTPAGVVQGDVLITGLTSGPMDESVSPLISMPTSDRSAFNETVTARDAVFPVPVASTAPGGGVQLFPSQYRSEGSDGEGTRHTFSRITGKVLYPTTLNGPRPSFAAVEAAAIGESTTAFRIEARDADHVMVLYRADSATWQSLDLTALPATAGATARTWTGVVPTTGVGDFFVQGVRDGQVGTTRAKGLDFRPTTPASSGLTITVNGTQDNGWFTAPPTVTATGGQQVAYEASIDGDAFRPLGTGLTVAGPGLHTVDVRGSDGSTGRTVVAVDNAAPTVAITNPVQGQHVLGGNTEAAFSCADIGSGIESCTALDPVTLNTTAGNHDFRVKAVDRVGNETTVTVTYAGGYDFEGYFAPVENPGVWNVVQAGSSVPMKFRVEEPDGTVVTRTGVVTSSVSERIACAAGASSTIAPDLLDTTSPSGLRYSELDQQFVYTWKTAKAWADTCRRFVITLDDGSTHPALFHFKR is encoded by the coding sequence GTGGCGGCAGTAGCGAGCGGTGTCCCATCGCCTGCCTCTGCCCTCGTGGTCGACGACGGCTCGATCGAGAGCATGTCGTTCACAGCCGCAACAGCGGCGGGGCCTGCGGGCCTGTCGAAGCTCGACAAGTCGACGCTCGACATCAGCACCATCCCGCTGTTCACCAGCGGGCCCGAGGCGGCGCCGATCCGTTCGACGCCCATCCGCTCGACGCCGATCCGGTCGACCCCCATCCGGTCGACGCCCATCCGTTCGACGCCCATCCGCTCCACGCCGCTGGCGACCATGCCCATCCGGTCAACGCCGTTGGCGGCCGCGGCCCTGCCGCCCATGCCGCTGTCGACCGTGCCCGTCTTCGTTGAAGGCGGCTGGGCGACACTGCTGGAAGGCACGATCTACGACGGTGCCGCCCTCAACGCCGTCACCCTGCAGCAGGCCCTGGCCCTCGACGCGCCCCAGATCACAGCGCTCACACTGAACGACATCGACATCGCGTCGACCCCCATCCGCAGCACGACGCTCCAGGGCTTCCTCTTCGCAGGCCCCACCCTCGACCAGCTCTCGTCCACCTACGACTGGTGCGCCAACCTGCCGGGCTTCGACTGCGCGGCCAACGGCATCAACGAGGCCACCTCCACCCTGCTCGACCTCGACCTCAAGGGTGCCCCCATCCACCAACTGTGGTTCCTCCCCACACTGCTGGTGAACCAGGCCGACCTCACAGCCAGCCCGCTGGGCTTCTTCGACGTCGGGGCCATGGACGTGACAGGCACCGACCTGGCCAACATCCCTGCGCTGGAGCTTCCCGACGTCGTCGACTGCACAGTGCTGACATGCGGTGAAGGCACGACCTTGGCCGATGCCATCGCCGCGCTCACGCCGACCCGCCGCACCATCGTCGACCCCGCGCCGCTCAGCCGCGTGCTGGCGCGCGACGACGGCGGGTCGCTGCTGCCGTACCTGACCTTCGGCGACCTCGCCACAGCGGTCATCGACCCCACAAAGCTGGCGTACGAGAACCTCACACTTCGGAACGTCACCGGCGCTGCTCCCCTGCCCACACTGAACGACCCCGGCCTCGTCCGCTACACCGCCGAGGCCAACTTCAACTGCTGGGCCAGCGCGGGCATGGTCTTTTCCGTCCGCCTGGCCAACGGCTTCACCTACGTGCCCGATTCGGCCACCAAGCAGATCGACAACGGCGACGAGGTCTCGGCAGGCGAGCCCTTCGGTAGCTCTATCGAGTCGTCGAACACCGACACCGTGATGGTGACCCAGGCGGCCATGATCGACACCAGCATCCTTCGTTGGTACATGGGCGAGGAGGCCGACTGCAGCTCCGAGGAGATGCCGCGCACAGAGAGCGTCAAGCTCTCGTTCCTGGCCCGTCCCGGCGTGGAGCTGGGCATCAAGACGGCGTCGTTCCACGCCCGGTCCAACTCGACGTCGGGCGCCACCGCACTGAGCAACGCGCCGTTCACCGTCGCCGATGCCCTCGAGCCCAACGACAGCGTCACAAACGCCACGGCCGTGACAGCCAACACGATGTACCTCTCGCACATCGGTGACGGCGACGACGTCGACTACTACACACTCCCGGCCAACCTGCCCGAGGGCACGCGCATCATCGCCACCCTCAGCCACCTGCCCGCCGACTTCGACCTGTTCCTCGACGGCCCCACGGCGACGCCGTTCCTGGCCTCCGCGCCGCAGAAGACACTGCGGCAACTGCCCATCGAGGACTTCGGCCCCACCGACGTGGCCCCGCCGGAAGGCTTGCAGGACCTGCCCATCCGCTCGACCCCGTTGAGCATCTCCGACAACCGGGCCACCGAGACCGAAGTGGTCTCCACCATCGTGCGGCGCCAGACCTCGGAGCCCTTCACAGTCACAGTGGGCCACCACCTCGGCAGCAACAGCGCCATGCCGTACCTGCTCCAGATCACACTCGACCCGCCGCCGGAACTGACCTGCGCGGCGACCTTCTCGATGGGCACAGGCGGCACCACCGGCACACTGCCGAACAAGGCCACCCTCGACCCCGAGACGAAGACGATCTTCCTCGTCAACCAGAAGCGCATGGGCGACGCCTACGGCGCCACAGCGGCCACAGCCCTCGCCACAGCGCTGGAAGGCCTGGCCGACCGGCCTGAGGTCAACGGCCTCATCCTGCCGGTCGACGGCGACGCCACAGTGGCGGCCGCCTACGCCGCATGGGACGCCGACCGCTGCGCGCCCGAGGCCGCCAACGGCGTGGTCCGACCGATCACCGCCGTGCTCGACCAGTACCTCACAGCGCTGAAGAAGGCGCAGTACGTCGTGGTCGTGGGCGACGACGACATGATCCCGTTCGCCCGCGAGCTCGACAACGTGTCGCTGTCGAACCAGCGCGACTACTACGACTCGGTCCGCTTCCCCGGCGGCGACAACCCCATCTCGGCGGCCTCGGCCTACGGGATGCTGCTGACCGACAACGCCTACACCGAGCGTGACCGGGTCGACTACCTCACCGGCCAACTGCTCGTGCCCGACCTGGCAGGCGGCCGCCTGGTGGAGACGCCCGCCGAGATCCTGGGCGCCATCGACCAGTACACAACCAAGCCTTACATCGACCTGTCGAAGACGGTCACAACCGGCTACGACTTCGTGAGCGACCTGGCGACAGCCATCACAGCCCAGCTCACAGCACTGGGCGCCACAGCCAAGACACTCAACAACGAGACGTGGACGCGCGACGAGCTGCTGACAGCGTTGAGCGACGGCGCCACCGTGGCCTCGCTCAACGCCCACTACGACCATGCCGACGCGCTGCCCGCCCAGGGCAACTCGTCGCTGGCCACCAACCCGACGCTGTTCTCCAGCACCGACCTGGGCACAAGCGGGCTCGACCTGGGCGCGCTGCTCTTCACCATCGGCTGCAACGCAGGCCTGAACGTGCCGGGCCGTGCCTGGGTGTCGGGGGCCACAGCGGCCGACGCCTCGCGGCTCGACGACTTCGCCCAAGTGGTCGCCCGTGACAAGCGGGCGTTGGGCTTCCTGGCCAACACCGGCTTCGGTTACGGCGACACCGCGGCGCTGGCCTACGGCGAGCTGTTCCTGAAGCTGTTCACCAAGAACCTCGACGGCACAATGACCGTCGGGCAAGCGGTGATGAAGGCCCGCGAGGCGTTCACAAGGGAAGCGGCGCTCGGCGTGTACGACCAGAAGGTCGTGAACGAGTCGACGTTCTACGGCTTCCCCTTCGCCAAGGTGGGCGCCAACGGTGGCGAGCTGCCCGCGACAGTCGGCGCCACAGCGGGCACAGCGTTGCCGGTCGACCCGACACTGGCCGTGCAGGCCGCGCCGTTCGACCAGGACATCACACTGACCCCGGTCTCGACGCCCCAGGGCACCTACCTCACAGCCAACGGGCAGTCGCCGACAGCGGTGCACTACCGGCCGCTCGAGCCCAGCGTGGGCATCACACTGCCGCCGACGCCGGCAGGCGTGGTGCAGGGCGACGTGCTCATCACCGGCCTCACCTCAGGGCCGATGGACGAGAGTGTCAGCCCCCTCATCTCCATGCCGACGTCCGACCGCAGCGCCTTCAACGAGACGGTCACAGCCCGCGACGCGGTGTTCCCCGTGCCGGTGGCCTCGACGGCGCCCGGCGGGGGCGTGCAGCTGTTCCCGTCGCAGTACCGGTCGGAAGGCAGCGACGGCGAAGGCACCCGCCACACCTTCAGCCGCATCACAGGCAAGGTGCTGTACCCGACGACGTTGAACGGGCCGCGGCCGTCGTTCGCTGCCGTCGAGGCCGCCGCCATCGGTGAGTCGACCACGGCCTTCCGCATCGAAGCCCGTGATGCCGACCACGTGATGGTGCTGTACCGGGCCGACTCGGCCACGTGGCAGTCCTTGGACCTGACAGCGCTGCCCGCCACAGCGGGGGCCACAGCCCGCACCTGGACAGGGGTCGTGCCCACCACGGGCGTCGGCGACTTCTTCGTGCAAGGCGTGCGCGACGGCCAAGTCGGCACCACCCGGGCCAAGGGCCTCGACTTCCGGCCCACAACGCCGGCCTCCAGCGGCCTGACGATCACAGTCAACGGCACGCAGGACAACGGCTGGTTCACCGCTCCCCCGACGGTCACCGCCACCGGCGGCCAGCAGGTGGCGTACGAGGCCAGCATCGACGGCGACGCCTTCCGGCCCTTGGGCACGGGCCTCACCGTGGCAGGGCCGGGGCTGCACACCGTCGACGTCCGGGGCTCCGACGGCTCCACAGGGCGCACGGTCGTCGCCGTCGACAACGCGGCACCGACGGTGGCCATCACCAACCCGGTGCAGGGCCAGCACGTCCTGGGCGGCAACACCGAAGCCGCCTTCTCCTGCGCCGACATCGGCTCGGGCATCGAGTCGTGCACTGCGCTCGACCCGGTCACACTGAACACCACGGCCGGCAACCACGACTTCCGGGTCAAGGCCGTCGACCGGGTGGGCAACGAGACCACGGTGACCGTCACATACGCAGGCGGCTACGACTTCGAGGGCTACTTCGCCCCGGTCGAGAACCCCGGCGTGTGGAACGTCGTGCAGGCGGGTTCGTCGGTGCCGATGAAGTTCCGGGTGGAAGAACCCGACGGCACCGTCGTCACCCGCACGGGCGTCGTCACCTCGAGCGTGTCGGAACGAATCGCCTGCGCCGCGGGGGCGAGCTCCACAATCGCGCCCGACCTGCTCGACACCACATCGCCGTCGGGCCTGCGCTACAGCGAGTTGGACCAGCAGTTCGTCTACACCTGGAAGACGGCCAAGGCGTGGGCCGACACGTGCCGCCGCTTCGTCATCACCCTCGACGACGGCTCGACACACCCGGCCCTGTTCCACTTCAAGCGGTGA